The genomic segment GAATCTGACATTCCTTCGCTTTCCCACGCGGAAGGGCTTGACCATACCTATGTGGATGCGTCTGCGGACATTCCGCTGGCACTCAAGGTGATAGTGAATGCGAAGACGAGCTTCCCTGCAGCCTGCAACTCGCTTGATACCCTCTTGGTGCATAAAAAAATCGCTCCACAATTATTACCATTATTGCAGAATGGGTTAATACCCTATCACGTAGAACTGAGATGTGATACCGCTGCTCTGCGCATTTTCAAATCAAGGAAACCGCCTCTCATATCCCCTCCTTACCAAGGAGGGGAAGGGGAGGTCTCCATAAAAGCGGCAACCGCGAAGGACTGGGATACTGAATATTTAAGTTTAACCATGGGCATTAGAATAGTGCCAAACGTCGACGAAGCAATTGCGCACATCAATGCGCACGGCTCAAAACATTCTGAAGGCATTATCGCGCGCGATAAAAAAACAATCGCGTTATTCAAAAAAAATGTGGATGCAGCAGGTATATTCGTAAATTGCTCCACCCGCCTTCACGACGGCGGCGTCTTCGGGCTTGGGGCGGAAATGGGCATCAACACCGGCAAGCTCCATGCCCGCGGCCCGGTCGGCGCCAGGGAGCTTACGACCTACAAATGGATCGCGGAAGGGAAGGGACAAATTCGCACGTAAGGGTAAACAATCCAGTGTAAAACGCATACGTCACAACTCTAATTACGACAATGCCATAATCATATCCCCCGCTATTAGCAACGATCGTGGTATTTAGGCACAGGTATCTTTTCTAGTTTCCTCCTCCCGTGAAAATATAACTTTCATAACAAACCGCGTAATCATTTAACAGTTTAACAATTTATTTTATGCGCTCAAAAACCGCGCTCAAAATCATCCTCGTCATCGGCCTCGCCGGCTTAACATTCTCCGGTTACTTATCCTACTGGGAACTCCTCCGCGGCACGTGCCAGAACTCGCTCGTCTCCTGCGGCACCGGCGCCGCACCCGTCACCACGTACCTCAAATACCCCGCCTGCGTCTACGGATTCTTCATGTATCTGCTCGTCACTCTCATCGCCATCTTGGGCTTAATAAAAAAAGAACAAGTTCAATAATCTCTCTTCACGCTCACTCATAGAAACCCACTTCTGGCCTAT from the Patescibacteria group bacterium genome contains:
- a CDS encoding glutamate-5-semialdehyde dehydrogenase → MGNNFSPLTIAQRARTASLALQASSAVVRSRALLLSARNLVRHKRAIIAANKADLAQAKGKVPQAFLDRLSLNAKRFRDMEEAVQEIARQSDPLNELVEQKKLKNGVVLKKVRVPIGVLFIIYEARPHVTADAAALALRAGNAVILKGGSEARSTNRLIAQCFQQALKSAGLPLHAVQFIDTADRTVVKKLLKCADDIDLVIPRGGYGLVKWARKESDIPSLSHAEGLDHTYVDASADIPLALKVIVNAKTSFPAACNSLDTLLVHKKIAPQLLPLLQNGLIPYHVELRCDTAALRIFKSRKPPLISPPYQGGEGEVSIKAATAKDWDTEYLSLTMGIRIVPNVDEAIAHINAHGSKHSEGIIARDKKTIALFKKNVDAAGIFVNCSTRLHDGGVFGLGAEMGINTGKLHARGPVGARELTTYKWIAEGKGQIRT
- a CDS encoding vitamin K epoxide reductase family protein, whose translation is MRSKTALKIILVIGLAGLTFSGYLSYWELLRGTCQNSLVSCGTGAAPVTTYLKYPACVYGFFMYLLVTLIAILGLIKKEQVQ